One Paenibacillus sp. FSL H7-0737 DNA segment encodes these proteins:
- a CDS encoding MFS transporter, translating to MGESVEESKAIIADQTVKKTEKVRGGLRASEPVPVSIISRNVALLFSIACGIVVANIYYAQPLLDAISNEFGISHSFVGLVITITQIFYALGLLLLVPLGDLLNRRWLIAGQMLLSVLALIVVGTATSSIVLFIGIAAVGFLAVVTQTLVAFAATLAAPAERGRVVGVVTSGIVIGILLARTFAGVLMDLAGWRSVYLVSAVLTLIMACVLFRVLPNYEHKRESLSYLQLIRSMFTLFAQERTLRIRAALAMMIFTAFSILWTSLVLPLSAPPFSLSHTAIGAFGLAGVAGALAAARAGRLADRGLGQKTTGVALILLLISWLPISYVQHSLIALIVGIILLDLAVQAVHVTNQSMILTLRPEARSRLTAGYMIFYSIGSATGSIASTSIYVYFGWNGVSLLGAIVSALALLFWLLTKE from the coding sequence TTGGGGGAATCTGTTGAGGAATCGAAAGCTATTATAGCGGATCAAACAGTCAAAAAAACTGAAAAAGTACGAGGAGGGCTTAGAGCGTCGGAACCAGTGCCTGTATCAATAATATCTCGTAATGTGGCACTTTTATTTTCCATCGCCTGCGGAATAGTTGTTGCTAACATTTATTATGCGCAGCCTTTACTGGACGCTATTTCGAACGAGTTTGGTATTTCTCATTCATTCGTTGGACTTGTTATTACAATCACTCAAATTTTTTATGCACTTGGACTGTTATTACTAGTGCCTCTGGGTGATCTATTAAATCGGCGTTGGCTGATCGCTGGACAGATGCTTCTATCCGTATTGGCTTTAATTGTCGTTGGTACTGCCACCAGCAGTATAGTGTTATTCATAGGTATAGCAGCGGTTGGGTTTCTAGCCGTAGTGACACAGACGCTCGTTGCATTCGCGGCAACTTTGGCTGCTCCAGCCGAACGTGGGCGTGTCGTTGGTGTTGTGACAAGTGGAATCGTAATTGGTATTCTACTGGCGCGAACTTTCGCTGGCGTATTAATGGATTTAGCAGGTTGGCGTTCTGTCTACCTTGTTTCCGCGGTATTAACACTAATCATGGCATGTGTATTGTTTCGGGTGTTGCCAAATTATGAGCATAAAAGAGAATCATTATCTTACCTACAGCTGATTCGTTCAATGTTCACGTTGTTTGCTCAGGAACGAACTCTTAGAATCCGTGCTGCACTAGCCATGATGATTTTTACTGCTTTCAGTATATTATGGACATCTCTAGTATTACCTCTCAGCGCCCCACCGTTTTCTCTTTCACATACTGCAATTGGAGCGTTTGGTCTCGCAGGTGTTGCAGGCGCGTTAGCAGCAGCGCGAGCAGGTCGCCTCGCCGATCGGGGTTTAGGGCAGAAGACCACAGGTGTAGCCTTGATTCTTTTGCTCATATCATGGTTGCCAATAAGTTATGTTCAACATTCTCTTATTGCATTAATCGTTGGTATTATCCTTCTTGATCTTGCAGTACAAGCCGTACATGTCACCAATCAGAGCATGATCCTTACTTTGCGACCTGAGGCACGCAGTAGGCTTACTGCCGGTTACATGATTTTTTATTCCATTGGCAGCGCCACTGGATCGATCGCATCTACGAGTATCTATGTTTACTTTGGCTGGAACGGAGTGAGTTTGTTAGGTGCAATTGTGAGTGCTCTGGCTCTTCTTTTTTGGTTATTAACAAAGGAGTAA
- a CDS encoding DUF1048 domain-containing protein, protein MYKNMLAKFKDLREQKKAYKECVKRSKALPNDYREVYNIASRYMLNFSTNDSSVINLFPEMLDMFEMGAAEGRDVLEIVGNDVMAFCDGLLEDVSAQTWTGKMRAKMNESIHKKLGR, encoded by the coding sequence GTGTATAAGAACATGCTCGCTAAATTTAAAGATTTACGTGAACAAAAAAAGGCTTATAAAGAGTGCGTAAAACGTTCAAAAGCGCTCCCGAACGATTACCGAGAAGTTTACAATATCGCATCGCGCTACATGCTGAACTTCTCAACAAACGATTCTAGCGTCATCAACCTGTTTCCCGAAATGCTTGACATGTTTGAGATGGGAGCTGCTGAAGGTCGAGATGTTCTGGAGATCGTAGGGAATGACGTAATGGCGTTCTGTGACGGGCTGCTCGAGGACGTTTCCGCTCAGACTTGGACAGGGAAAATGCGAGCCAAAATGAACGAGTCCATTCACAAAAAACTTGGAAGATAG
- a CDS encoding Na(+)/H(+) antiporter subunit F1 codes for MIHFILMLSITIMALAIGVCAWRLVKGPSLPDRVAALDTIGINLLAMVAVLSVFLQTQAFIEIILLIGILSFIGTTAFARYIEKGVVLENGNDQDYR; via the coding sequence ATGATTCATTTTATTCTTATGCTATCCATTACAATCATGGCTTTAGCTATAGGCGTATGTGCTTGGCGTTTGGTGAAAGGACCTTCTTTACCTGACCGAGTCGCTGCATTAGATACGATTGGAATTAATCTGCTAGCAATGGTGGCCGTGTTATCTGTCTTTCTCCAAACGCAGGCTTTTATAGAAATTATTTTATTGATTGGAATTCTTTCCTTTATTGGAACGACAGCCTTTGCCAGATATATCGAAAAGGGAGTGGTGCTAGAAAATGGAAATGATCAAGACTACAGGTGA
- a CDS encoding PadR family transcriptional regulator: MDNLTEMLKGVLEGCVLEIISRKETYGYEIVKTLNALGFEDVVEGTVYTILIRLEKNKLVDIEKKPSEIGPPRKFYSLNEEGWRELSMFWEKWGYVSSRLTQLKEDSRV, encoded by the coding sequence ATGGATAACCTAACAGAAATGCTGAAAGGAGTTTTGGAAGGCTGTGTACTTGAAATCATCAGCCGGAAAGAAACCTATGGGTATGAAATCGTAAAAACGCTAAATGCGCTCGGTTTCGAAGATGTTGTTGAAGGAACGGTCTACACCATCTTGATACGGTTAGAAAAAAATAAACTCGTCGATATCGAGAAAAAACCGTCCGAAATAGGACCACCAAGGAAATTTTATAGTTTAAATGAAGAGGGATGGCGGGAACTGTCCATGTTTTGGGAGAAATGGGGATATGTTTCGTCAAGACTTACCCAACTGAAGGAGGATAGCCGTGTATAA
- a CDS encoding 4-hydroxyphenylacetate 3-hydroxylase family protein: MPIKNGNQYIERIDQQNINIWYKGTRIEGPLSKHPAFQGLIQTQAELYNMQCDERYLAQMTYPSPDTGELVGLSFLPPKSVDDLERRRKMIELWSNRHHGFLGRSPDYMNTAIMSLFTAADILEDLHPKYAENLRKYYAYCRDHDITLSHAFIQPQASKISGQVDATEDSIAAKVVEIKDKGMVVTGAFMMATQGATCDEMLVFPTPSPSLVDDDNPFAFAFAVPNDLPGMTFFCRESYSATSTYDHPLSSRYEEMDTLVIFDRVLIPHDRIFYYGDEIYCARLFGESHFHTHMGHQIITRYIAKTEFFLGVLESLAEEQNAELESFTILPISRILTFLETFKALRLASEVGASHDKFGFLVPDKGPLLASTIHFSEFYPKMVEMVQNLSSSGLIMIISESDFSSSAGSYLHQYLKGNVSDAWYRNALFRVAWELGAGAFGGRQTQFERLFFGNSETMAWRMYNSYDNHEYFRQIIHEFISPEDPLPNSTTDVVSN, encoded by the coding sequence GTGCCTATTAAAAATGGTAATCAATACATCGAACGAATCGATCAGCAAAATATCAATATTTGGTACAAAGGGACGCGTATCGAAGGACCATTATCCAAACATCCTGCATTTCAAGGCCTCATACAAACACAAGCCGAATTGTACAACATGCAGTGTGACGAACGTTATTTAGCGCAGATGACCTACCCTTCGCCTGATACTGGAGAGCTTGTTGGTCTATCTTTTCTCCCACCCAAAAGTGTTGATGATTTAGAACGTCGAAGAAAAATGATTGAACTCTGGTCAAACAGACATCACGGTTTTTTAGGACGCTCCCCAGATTATATGAATACGGCAATCATGTCCCTGTTTACTGCTGCCGATATCCTTGAGGACCTTCATCCGAAATATGCTGAGAACCTCAGGAAATACTATGCCTACTGCCGAGATCATGACATAACTTTATCCCATGCATTCATCCAGCCTCAAGCAAGTAAAATATCCGGTCAAGTTGATGCCACAGAGGATTCTATCGCTGCTAAAGTCGTAGAAATCAAGGACAAAGGGATGGTTGTGACCGGTGCTTTTATGATGGCAACACAAGGGGCTACATGCGATGAAATGCTAGTATTCCCTACGCCTTCACCATCCCTTGTAGATGATGATAATCCCTTCGCATTTGCCTTTGCAGTACCTAATGATCTGCCTGGGATGACTTTTTTTTGCCGTGAAAGTTACTCAGCCACATCTACTTACGACCATCCCTTAAGTTCTAGATATGAAGAAATGGATACGCTTGTTATATTTGACCGCGTACTCATCCCACATGATCGAATATTTTATTACGGAGATGAGATCTACTGTGCCCGATTGTTCGGTGAGAGTCACTTTCATACCCATATGGGTCACCAAATCATCACCCGCTATATTGCTAAGACTGAGTTCTTTCTCGGTGTGCTAGAATCTTTGGCAGAAGAACAAAATGCTGAGCTCGAGTCCTTCACCATTCTGCCGATTTCAAGAATACTGACGTTTCTAGAAACATTCAAAGCGTTAAGACTCGCTTCTGAAGTAGGAGCATCCCACGATAAATTTGGATTTCTTGTTCCTGATAAAGGCCCCCTTCTAGCTTCAACCATTCACTTTTCAGAGTTTTATCCGAAGATGGTTGAAATGGTTCAAAATCTCAGTTCAAGCGGGCTTATCATGATCATCTCTGAATCGGACTTCAGTTCAAGTGCCGGTTCATACCTCCATCAGTATTTGAAGGGTAATGTCTCGGATGCTTGGTACCGAAATGCCTTATTCCGGGTCGCATGGGAACTGGGAGCGGGTGCATTCGGTGGCCGCCAAACCCAATTTGAGCGGTTATTTTTTGGGAATTCAGAAACAATGGCCTGGCGTATGTACAATAGCTACGATAATCATGAATACTTCCGTCAAATCATTCACGAATTTATTTCACCAGAAGACCCCCTCCCTAATTCAACAACAGATGTAGTTTCTAATTGA
- the mnhG gene encoding monovalent cation/H(+) antiporter subunit G, whose translation MEMIKTTGELLFALLILTGALLSAVSAIGLIRLPDVYLRSHAAAKSATLGVLCVLVGAFLYFAFFQNHISAKLLLGIVFVFITAPLSAHLTGRAAYRSGVPHWDRRIQDDLKEVLEKEQVIPVTPERDIPQEQR comes from the coding sequence ATGGAAATGATCAAGACTACAGGTGAGTTGCTGTTTGCCTTGTTAATTCTTACAGGGGCATTGCTTAGCGCCGTTAGTGCTATTGGTTTGATACGGCTACCTGATGTTTATCTAAGATCACATGCTGCCGCGAAGAGTGCCACTCTCGGTGTGTTATGTGTCTTAGTTGGGGCATTTCTATATTTTGCATTTTTTCAGAATCATATTAGTGCAAAGCTATTACTAGGAATTGTCTTTGTATTTATAACTGCACCTTTATCCGCCCACCTAACAGGTAGAGCGGCATATCGCTCCGGTGTTCCTCATTGGGATCGAAGAATTCAGGATGATTTAAAAGAGGTGCTGGAGAAAGAGCAAGTTATACCAGTAACCCCTGAACGAGATATACCTCAAGAACAAAGGTAG
- a CDS encoding Na(+)/H(+) antiporter subunit C — translation MELVVALAIGVLFSVGVYLVLSKSLLRILLGTNLITHGVHLLLLTMSGLKTGAPPLLGEKAEAYVDPLPQALILTSIVISFGVTAFFIVLAYRTYRSTGTDDVEGTKEERQQ, via the coding sequence ATGGAGCTTGTTGTTGCCTTGGCGATCGGTGTATTGTTTTCCGTAGGTGTTTATCTAGTCCTTTCCAAAAGCTTGCTACGCATCCTGCTGGGTACTAATTTAATTACCCATGGTGTTCATTTACTGCTACTGACAATGTCGGGTCTCAAGACAGGTGCTCCACCTTTGCTAGGTGAAAAAGCGGAGGCGTATGTAGATCCGTTACCGCAGGCGCTCATTTTGACCTCTATTGTAATTAGTTTTGGAGTAACAGCATTCTTCATTGTTTTGGCATACCGGACTTACCGTTCGACGGGCACGGATGATGTGGAAGGAACCAAGGAGGAGAGACAACAATGA
- a CDS encoding TetR/AcrR family transcriptional regulator, translating to MARPREFDEEKALDAAMQVFWEKGFEATSLSDLTSRMGIQRPSIYSTFGDKKGLFEAALRKYTSSHAAYVRNKLQNNSSVKEAFRDFFENIVTKEYGQHPNWGCFCINSMVELSPHDEKFELLTREHQMYLSVIFQETIDRGLRSGELDSTINAKSLAQTLVISLIGLTVIMKSRPERSFVDNSVKEILTLLR from the coding sequence ATGGCTCGACCACGTGAATTTGATGAGGAAAAAGCATTGGATGCAGCTATGCAAGTATTTTGGGAAAAAGGGTTCGAGGCTACCTCTTTAAGCGACCTGACATCAAGAATGGGTATTCAGCGGCCTAGCATCTACTCTACCTTCGGAGATAAAAAAGGACTATTTGAAGCTGCGTTGCGGAAATATACGAGTTCTCATGCTGCCTATGTTCGTAACAAGCTTCAAAACAATTCTTCTGTTAAAGAGGCATTCCGTGACTTTTTCGAAAATATAGTGACAAAAGAATATGGACAACATCCGAACTGGGGATGCTTTTGCATTAATTCGATGGTTGAACTTTCACCCCACGATGAGAAATTTGAGCTCCTGACAAGAGAACACCAGATGTATCTCTCGGTAATATTTCAAGAAACGATTGATCGGGGTTTGCGCTCAGGTGAGCTTGATTCAACTATTAACGCAAAAAGTTTAGCGCAGACACTAGTCATATCATTAATTGGACTTACTGTGATCATGAAATCCCGTCCTGAAAGATCATTTGTAGATAATTCTGTAAAAGAAATACTTACATTGTTACGATAA
- a CDS encoding Na+/H+ antiporter subunit D produces the protein MNNLLVLPLLIPAFTAVILIFLKDRVDLQRIISAVSVFLNILVAGIIVYQVSTKGIQTLYMGGWLPPYGIVFVADMFAALLVLVGAIVGAACLFFSFASIGEERERFYYYPFFHFLLTGVFGSFLTGDLFNLFVCFEVLLVASYALIVLGGSKGQLRETLKYVLVNVISSSLFVATLAYLYAATGTLNMAHLSMRVAEAGQGGVMNVIAVLLLIVFSIKAGLLLFFWLPDSYSAPPVAVRALFGALLTKVGLYAITRTFTLIFIQEPGLTHSLIAWMAGATMILGAIGALAYNDLGRIFNYNIIISVGFIAFGISVATQDSLNGVVFYLMHDMVAKALLFFLGGMIISASGTDRLKEMGGLIRRYPWTGWMFFVLTLALVGVPPLSGFAGKVMMVRSGFGQNHVALALIALASSFIVLYSLIKVFQQVFWGGEKREEQVKPLHYKAMMAPAAVLFAIVILMGVGAETVNGYVSQAGAVLADPALYINAVMKE, from the coding sequence ATGAACAACTTGCTAGTGCTGCCTCTGCTGATTCCGGCCTTTACGGCAGTTATACTGATTTTTCTAAAAGACCGAGTGGATCTGCAACGTATTATCAGTGCCGTCAGTGTGTTTTTAAATATCTTGGTTGCTGGAATCATTGTGTACCAGGTAAGTACAAAGGGCATCCAGACCCTATATATGGGTGGATGGCTTCCACCTTATGGCATTGTGTTTGTTGCCGATATGTTTGCGGCCTTACTTGTGCTAGTCGGTGCTATTGTTGGTGCGGCATGTCTATTTTTTTCCTTCGCCAGCATTGGGGAAGAAAGAGAAAGGTTTTATTACTATCCGTTTTTCCATTTTCTATTAACTGGGGTATTTGGCTCCTTTCTCACCGGAGATTTGTTTAACTTGTTCGTCTGCTTTGAGGTCCTGTTAGTTGCCTCGTACGCTTTAATTGTACTTGGTGGCTCCAAAGGTCAACTGAGAGAGACGTTAAAATATGTATTAGTTAACGTGATTTCCTCTTCCTTGTTTGTAGCAACGCTTGCTTATTTATATGCCGCAACAGGAACACTGAATATGGCACATCTATCTATGCGTGTAGCAGAGGCGGGACAAGGTGGTGTAATGAACGTCATTGCGGTCCTGCTGCTGATCGTATTTTCGATAAAGGCAGGTTTGCTGCTCTTTTTCTGGCTTCCGGATTCTTATAGTGCACCACCTGTGGCTGTTAGAGCACTGTTTGGAGCATTGTTAACGAAAGTGGGATTGTATGCCATTACACGTACCTTTACATTGATTTTTATTCAAGAACCGGGACTCACCCATTCACTGATTGCCTGGATGGCGGGAGCGACGATGATCCTTGGTGCAATCGGTGCACTGGCTTACAACGATCTGGGGCGGATTTTTAATTATAATATCATCATCAGTGTTGGATTTATTGCTTTTGGGATTTCTGTCGCGACTCAGGATTCGTTAAATGGTGTAGTGTTTTATTTAATGCATGACATGGTTGCCAAAGCATTATTATTTTTCCTGGGCGGGATGATTATCTCAGCATCGGGCACCGACCGCTTAAAAGAAATGGGTGGTTTAATCCGACGCTATCCGTGGACCGGCTGGATGTTCTTCGTACTGACTTTGGCGTTGGTTGGTGTTCCACCACTTAGTGGTTTCGCTGGAAAAGTGATGATGGTGCGTAGCGGATTTGGACAGAATCATGTGGCTCTGGCACTAATTGCACTTGCATCAAGCTTCATAGTGTTATATTCCTTGATCAAGGTATTCCAGCAGGTATTCTGGGGTGGCGAGAAAAGGGAAGAACAAGTCAAACCGCTTCATTATAAAGCTATGATGGCACCGGCAGCTGTTCTGTTCGCGATTGTAATTCTGATGGGTGTAGGTGCTGAGACGGTAAACGGATATGTCAGCCAAGCCGGAGCCGTACTGGCCGATCCAGCATTATACATTAACGCTGTCATGAAGGAGTAG
- a CDS encoding PilZ domain-containing protein, translated as MNTNRRTEPFRYTLKEPVTLDLHILSINGIQVPSKPVRAVLFNISRTGCHLSLPLNINPENNLVRIGMEMNLTDESIYLEGILKWNREQQDCFHYGIQLDIPEADIECLPRVLRRLAGEGKILVR; from the coding sequence ATGAACACTAATCGCAGAACTGAACCTTTTCGATATACCCTTAAAGAACCTGTAACCCTTGATCTTCATATTCTTAGTATTAACGGAATCCAGGTTCCTTCTAAGCCTGTAAGAGCTGTACTGTTCAACATCAGTCGAACAGGCTGCCACTTATCGTTACCCCTCAACATTAATCCAGAAAATAACCTGGTACGGATTGGTATGGAAATGAATCTTACGGATGAATCTATTTACTTAGAAGGAATTCTAAAATGGAATAGAGAACAGCAGGACTGTTTCCATTACGGTATTCAATTAGACATACCTGAAGCAGACATTGAGTGTCTTCCGAGGGTGCTACGCAGGCTCGCTGGAGAAGGTAAAATATTGGTTCGTTGA
- a CDS encoding BlaI/MecI/CopY family transcriptional regulator: MSTEIPKISDAEWEVMKVLWTGAPRTAGEIVEALEGSRDWNPKTVRTLIKRLTEKGAIGYNQTGRVYSYYPLVREEECVQSETQSFLKRIYGGTLRPMLVNFLQNEKLSREDIEELKRILDERKD, encoded by the coding sequence ATGTCTACGGAAATTCCAAAAATCTCGGATGCCGAGTGGGAAGTAATGAAGGTGCTGTGGACTGGAGCCCCGCGCACGGCAGGAGAGATTGTTGAAGCTCTGGAGGGCAGCCGGGACTGGAACCCAAAAACGGTGCGGACGCTGATTAAGCGTCTGACGGAGAAAGGGGCTATCGGTTACAACCAGACAGGAAGGGTGTATTCGTATTACCCACTGGTGCGGGAAGAGGAATGCGTCCAATCGGAGACACAATCTTTTCTGAAGCGGATCTACGGTGGAACGCTGCGCCCGATGTTAGTCAACTTTTTACAGAATGAGAAGCTGTCCCGAGAAGATATTGAAGAATTGAAGAGAATTTTGGATGAGCGAAAGGACTGA
- a CDS encoding Na+/H+ antiporter subunit E, with amino-acid sequence MAFQLLLNFMIAFLWMFLHNDWTGPRFVIGFLLGILILLGMRRFWPRLYLGKVWAIIKLILLLLRELVVSSYVVVKAVLRPELNIRPAILKYTTELKSDWEVATLITMLCLTPGSVVLEVSDDNRTLYIHAMDVDDPAQFRANIRDTFERAILEVTR; translated from the coding sequence ATGGCTTTTCAACTATTATTGAATTTCATGATAGCATTCCTGTGGATGTTTCTGCACAATGATTGGACTGGGCCACGTTTCGTCATTGGTTTCCTGCTCGGTATACTCATTCTGCTCGGAATGCGACGCTTTTGGCCCAGGCTATATCTTGGAAAAGTGTGGGCGATCATTAAGCTAATCCTGTTGCTGCTGCGGGAGCTGGTCGTTTCTAGTTATGTAGTGGTAAAAGCCGTTCTAAGACCGGAGCTTAATATACGTCCAGCTATCCTCAAATATACTACAGAGCTGAAATCAGATTGGGAAGTGGCAACGTTAATCACGATGCTCTGCCTCACTCCTGGATCGGTGGTGCTTGAAGTGTCGGATGATAATCGGACATTGTATATTCACGCAATGGATGTTGATGACCCTGCACAGTTCAGGGCAAATATCCGTGATACCTTTGAGCGAGCGATACTGGAGGTGACCCGCTAA
- a CDS encoding M56 family metallopeptidase yields MLEAAYNLFVKILSLSAMASVLALLILATRFLIKNRLKPTWTYLLWIPLIVRLAVPWTPESAFSIFNLFPLETESALTFNIPSAQPDVGDLPVSGMNIQEVDSTKVAEITGTGTSKQAERPDSMTLVTPEIYDPYETFNTGWTPMHLLVLIWLSGAVVMISLSVREQLRFTARVRREPEIRSADILWLFETCQREMKVRRPVKLVETKQIAVPTLLGVMRPKLLLPTSMLHTLEANELRHIFLHELAHVKRRDISLNLLTGLLLALHWFNPLLWYAVSQMKRDQEVACDALALKHLASEHHKDYARTLLKLLETLTDPIRVAGAAGISSSKKEMKRRVTMITRHKKITVQNTVLGLAVIMVLSGCTLTGAKLSSTSAPEKSVVIPSASQAKDSTAIDPEGTLLAEKNGITVTAKPTAEHALLHEVTVDVRGEVNRTFLWNAGEDETRPPSIEEADLNGDGTKEIFIRITTGTGTGLSMSEIHVLQPVTLEELVVEEPVETLNRRLKSSITHRNNHTYVSAELDGKHLTKVYDYTEGAWGEKIGFGAVVSYELDGDRIVARLAGAASISEFPLEVIVVYGKELTIESVQMYYGSFISPPLSEQDIKSLLEKKLPASGWTFGKKGDQYTINFMDPPNGVGEGLSYKINPLTGTVHDTTSGSPVRSLVNREAIDLWNISNGTEYKKELYKLLQPIFDTEGFEPIDEDWISGFIGDGYLFSNVRQGGREFTIKVDVFTGQWEEIADPYK; encoded by the coding sequence TTGCTGGAAGCTGCATACAATCTGTTCGTTAAGATATTGTCACTATCCGCTATGGCGAGCGTGCTGGCTTTGCTGATCCTGGCAACCCGTTTCTTGATCAAGAATAGATTAAAACCGACCTGGACGTATCTTCTGTGGATACCGCTGATCGTGAGGTTAGCCGTCCCTTGGACACCGGAAAGTGCGTTCAGCATTTTTAATTTGTTTCCGCTGGAGACAGAATCAGCTCTGACTTTCAATATTCCTTCTGCGCAGCCGGATGTAGGTGATTTGCCTGTGTCCGGGATGAACATTCAAGAGGTGGACTCGACCAAGGTCGCTGAAATAACAGGAACAGGAACTTCAAAGCAAGCCGAGAGACCAGATAGTATGACACTGGTGACTCCGGAAATCTACGATCCTTATGAGACATTCAATACAGGCTGGACGCCGATGCATTTGCTGGTTCTGATCTGGCTTAGCGGAGCAGTGGTAATGATAAGTCTGTCGGTTCGTGAGCAGCTGCGATTCACGGCACGGGTTCGACGGGAACCGGAGATCCGTTCCGCAGATATCCTGTGGTTGTTCGAAACGTGTCAACGAGAGATGAAGGTAAGGCGCCCAGTGAAGCTGGTTGAGACGAAGCAGATTGCCGTGCCCACACTGCTTGGTGTGATGCGCCCCAAGCTGCTGCTGCCGACATCCATGTTGCACACGCTGGAGGCAAACGAACTGCGTCATATATTTCTGCATGAGCTGGCGCATGTGAAACGTCGTGATATTTCGCTGAATCTGCTGACAGGACTGCTGCTGGCCCTGCATTGGTTCAATCCGTTGCTTTGGTATGCCGTTAGCCAAATGAAACGGGATCAAGAGGTCGCCTGTGATGCGCTGGCTTTAAAGCATCTTGCATCGGAGCACCACAAAGACTACGCACGGACTCTTCTTAAACTATTGGAAACATTGACCGATCCAATCCGAGTGGCTGGTGCGGCCGGCATTTCAAGCAGCAAGAAGGAAATGAAAAGAAGGGTAACCATGATCACCAGGCATAAAAAAATCACTGTACAAAACACGGTGTTGGGGTTAGCAGTAATTATGGTCTTAAGTGGCTGTACCTTGACTGGGGCAAAGCTGAGTTCTACGTCAGCCCCGGAGAAGAGTGTTGTTATCCCATCAGCTTCTCAGGCTAAAGATTCAACTGCAATCGATCCCGAAGGAACCCTATTAGCGGAGAAAAACGGAATTACTGTAACTGCGAAGCCCACGGCTGAGCATGCACTTTTGCATGAAGTCACGGTTGATGTGCGCGGTGAGGTTAACAGAACGTTTTTGTGGAATGCCGGCGAAGATGAAACGCGGCCTCCTTCCATTGAAGAAGCCGATCTTAACGGGGATGGTACCAAAGAAATCTTTATTCGTATTACTACCGGTACTGGAACAGGGCTCTCAATGAGTGAGATTCATGTGCTCCAGCCTGTCACTCTGGAAGAGCTTGTGGTAGAGGAACCGGTCGAGACGCTAAATCGGAGGCTGAAATCCTCCATTACACACCGGAATAACCACACTTACGTATCCGCTGAACTAGACGGAAAGCATTTGACTAAAGTGTATGATTACACTGAGGGGGCTTGGGGCGAGAAGATTGGATTTGGCGCCGTAGTTTCGTATGAGCTTGATGGGGACCGTATTGTAGCTCGTTTGGCAGGTGCAGCATCCATCTCTGAGTTTCCGCTTGAAGTTATTGTCGTTTACGGCAAGGAATTGACCATTGAGAGTGTACAGATGTACTATGGCTCGTTTATTTCTCCTCCGCTCAGTGAACAGGATATTAAGTCCTTGCTGGAAAAAAAGCTTCCAGCTAGCGGCTGGACTTTTGGTAAAAAAGGCGATCAATACACGATTAATTTTATGGATCCACCGAATGGCGTAGGGGAAGGCCTTAGCTATAAAATTAATCCTCTTACCGGAACGGTTCATGATACAACTTCTGGCAGTCCAGTGAGAAGCCTTGTGAATCGAGAAGCGATAGATCTGTGGAACATATCTAACGGTACGGAATACAAGAAGGAGCTGTATAAGTTACTTCAGCCAATCTTTGATACAGAAGGCTTCGAGCCAATAGATGAGGATTGGATTTCCGGCTTTATTGGAGATGGTTATTTGTTCAGTAATGTTAGGCAAGGCGGCAGGGAGTTCACGATAAAAGTGGATGTCTTCACTGGTCAATGGGAAGAAATTGCTGACCCGTATAAATAG